The DNA window GCTCCCGGTCGCCGGTGGCGTGGCGCTCTCGGTGGTGGCCGTGCTGCTCGTCCGCGCCCTGTGGCGGCTCGGGTTGAGGAACTACGCGAGCGCCTCCAGCTAGCGGTTTGTCGATTCGCGCCGACTCGATCGTCATCGCTGGTGACACGATAGGCGCGTCGCACGGACCTGGAGGTACGCCGTGGAGTTCCTGATCCTGCTGTACGGAGACGAGGCGGGCGAGGAAGCCCTGCCCAAGGAGGAGCTGCGGGCGATCACGCAGCGGCACCACGAGTACGGCGCGCTGCTGCGCGCCGACGGCAAGTTGGTCTACGGGACGGGCCTGCGGGGGACTGACAGCGCGACCACGATGCGGCGGGGCAACGGGCAGATCACCGACGGGCCGTACGCCGACACCAAGGAGCAGATCGGCGGCTTCTACCTGGTGGACTGCGCCGACCTGGACGAGGCGATGGACATCGCCAAGAAGGTGCCGGACAGTCCGGGACTGACGCTCGAGATCAGGCCGACTGGCGGGTGAGCATCGGGTCCGCGGCGGCGGTCGAGCAG is part of the Tenggerimyces flavus genome and encodes:
- a CDS encoding YciI family protein gives rise to the protein MEFLILLYGDEAGEEALPKEELRAITQRHHEYGALLRADGKLVYGTGLRGTDSATTMRRGNGQITDGPYADTKEQIGGFYLVDCADLDEAMDIAKKVPDSPGLTLEIRPTGG